Proteins co-encoded in one Candidatus Nanopelagicales bacterium genomic window:
- a CDS encoding penicillin acylase family protein has translation MHRRLIALVTAALVALPGTALAADPEGYGRNDAGGFRNVLPPGSDGVDTAAEFQQYLTDGTLPPYWANQQSLYENLLYASPTLTDSQIPDFFKDATFGVRPDDRLSTITPRDGVTIVRDREYAVPRIYGSTRRDTMFGAGYAGAADRLFLMDVLRHTGRADLSSFLGGGNLNSDIEQWRFAPYSQTDLNNQLKQAKKDLGKSAMKELDSFVAGINAYIAEARQNPDLMPVEYSLIGQELRDWDATDVVATTSLVGGIFGRGGGGSLDSSLVLRALEKRFGKDQGRKLWKGFRTKNDPGAPTTIKKRFPYMTEDSFAKKGLALPIAGSVEDAEIVSTEVSAQMQDLGAEPTLFDSGDNGARPHMSNWELVSAKNSRTGNPLAVMGPQVGYWLPQILVEQELHGPGIDARGVAFAGVNLFVQMGHGRDYAWSATSAGSDNVDTFAEVLCGGDKHHYKYKGECRPMEKLVRRNSWTPNVIDKTPAGSAELTSWRTVHGIVDAYGKVKVNGKTKRVAFVLARSTYGREVDSVVGFSDLNNPNKVKDAKSFQRAASGVQFTFNWAYTDTDDTAYFLSGAYPKRANGTSPDFPVLGTGQYDWKGFDPKTGAFTPLEFDRHPKAINPDVLVSWNNKPAPGWSAADEQWGYGPIYRSQLISRRINADLDKGKMTKADLVQSMSEPATEDIRAIALLPLLLERIGSPGDPALQDAITQLRQWRDAGGHRRDLDQDGSYEHNRAIEIMDAWWPRLVQSIFETELGTEAYEAIQSVIGLGAVPRERPAAPGFSDGWWGFVSNDLRKLTDSGSVTGTWPKVFCGDGDRSACRQDLRDSLRTALTVTPQEMYAVGACTSDPQPSCFDKNRPRVTSAISRPGAFPFQNRPTFQQVVSVERDLSK, from the coding sequence GTGCACCGACGACTCATCGCCCTTGTCACGGCCGCCCTGGTGGCCCTACCCGGAACCGCCCTGGCAGCGGACCCCGAGGGCTACGGCCGAAACGACGCCGGCGGATTCCGTAATGTCCTGCCTCCCGGTTCGGACGGAGTCGACACCGCGGCCGAGTTCCAGCAGTACCTGACGGACGGCACCCTTCCCCCGTACTGGGCCAACCAGCAGTCGCTGTACGAGAACCTCCTCTACGCCTCCCCCACCCTGACCGACAGCCAGATCCCGGACTTCTTCAAGGACGCCACCTTCGGCGTTCGTCCGGACGACCGGCTGAGCACCATCACCCCGCGCGACGGCGTCACGATCGTTCGCGACCGCGAGTACGCGGTGCCCCGCATCTACGGCTCCACCCGGCGCGACACCATGTTCGGCGCTGGATACGCGGGGGCCGCCGATCGCCTGTTCTTGATGGATGTCCTGCGGCACACCGGACGCGCTGACCTGTCATCGTTTCTCGGCGGCGGCAACCTGAACTCCGACATCGAGCAATGGCGTTTCGCCCCGTACTCACAGACGGACCTGAACAACCAGCTCAAGCAAGCCAAGAAGGACCTCGGTAAGTCCGCGATGAAGGAACTCGACAGCTTCGTCGCCGGCATCAACGCCTACATCGCCGAAGCCCGCCAGAACCCCGACCTGATGCCGGTCGAGTACAGCCTCATCGGACAGGAGCTCCGCGATTGGGACGCCACAGATGTCGTCGCGACAACATCGCTTGTCGGGGGCATCTTCGGCCGCGGGGGCGGCGGGTCGCTGGACTCCTCACTCGTGTTGCGTGCGCTGGAGAAGCGGTTCGGCAAAGATCAGGGCCGGAAACTCTGGAAAGGGTTCCGCACCAAGAACGATCCCGGGGCACCCACGACCATCAAGAAGCGGTTCCCCTACATGACCGAGGACTCCTTCGCGAAGAAGGGATTGGCGCTGCCGATCGCCGGCTCAGTCGAGGACGCCGAGATCGTCTCGACCGAGGTCTCGGCCCAGATGCAGGACCTCGGAGCCGAACCGACACTCTTCGACAGCGGCGACAACGGTGCCCGTCCCCACATGTCCAACTGGGAGTTGGTGTCGGCGAAGAACTCCCGCACGGGTAATCCACTGGCGGTCATGGGTCCACAGGTGGGGTACTGGCTGCCCCAGATCCTCGTCGAACAAGAACTGCACGGACCGGGTATCGACGCCCGCGGCGTCGCGTTCGCCGGGGTCAACCTGTTCGTCCAGATGGGCCACGGTCGGGACTACGCCTGGAGCGCCACCTCCGCGGGGTCCGACAACGTCGACACCTTCGCCGAAGTCCTGTGCGGTGGCGACAAGCACCACTACAAGTACAAGGGCGAATGTCGCCCCATGGAGAAGTTGGTCCGGCGCAACTCCTGGACCCCGAATGTCATCGACAAGACTCCGGCGGGGTCTGCGGAACTGACCTCCTGGCGCACGGTGCACGGCATCGTGGATGCCTACGGCAAAGTGAAGGTCAACGGCAAGACCAAACGAGTGGCATTCGTTCTCGCGCGAAGCACCTACGGCCGCGAGGTCGACTCGGTCGTCGGGTTCTCCGATCTCAACAACCCGAACAAGGTCAAGGACGCGAAGAGCTTCCAGCGCGCCGCTTCCGGCGTCCAGTTCACTTTCAACTGGGCATACACCGACACCGATGACACGGCCTACTTCCTGTCCGGGGCCTATCCGAAGCGAGCCAACGGCACCTCGCCGGACTTCCCGGTTCTCGGGACCGGTCAGTACGACTGGAAGGGATTCGACCCCAAGACCGGGGCGTTCACCCCCTTGGAGTTCGATCGGCATCCGAAGGCGATCAACCCAGATGTCCTGGTGTCGTGGAACAACAAGCCGGCACCCGGGTGGTCCGCGGCCGATGAGCAGTGGGGCTACGGGCCGATCTACCGCTCGCAGTTGATCTCACGCCGGATCAACGCGGACCTCGACAAAGGCAAGATGACCAAGGCCGACCTGGTGCAGTCCATGTCCGAACCAGCCACCGAGGACATCCGGGCCATCGCCTTGCTCCCCCTGTTGCTGGAGCGGATCGGCTCCCCCGGTGACCCGGCGCTGCAGGACGCCATCACACAGCTGCGTCAGTGGCGCGACGCGGGCGGACATCGCCGTGACCTGGACCAGGACGGCAGCTACGAACACAACCGGGCGATCGAGATCATGGATGCCTGGTGGCCCCGACTTGTCCAGAGCATCTTCGAGACCGAGTTGGGAACCGAGGCCTACGAGGCGATCCAATCCGTGATCGGTCTGGGCGCTGTCCCGCGCGAGCGACCAGCCGCCCCCGGCTTCTCCGATGGCTGGTGGGGCTTTGTCTCGAATGACCTGCGCAAGTTGACCGACTCGGGCAGTGTGACCGGCACGTGGCCCAAGGTGTTCTGCGGCGACGGCGACCGTTCCGCGTGCCGCCAGGATCTGCGCGATTCACTGCGTACGGCGCTCACCGTCACGCCACAGGAGATGTATGCAGTGGGTGCCTGCACGAGTGATCCGCAGCCGTCCTGCTTCGACAAGAACCGGCCGCGGGTGACCAGCGCGATCAGTCGTCCCGGTGCG
- a CDS encoding phage tail tip lysozyme, which yields MGLLSRCAAAGAVVVSLTLGSGVPQAAGSDPDPVPMSIAAQQLADIRAQHRAAEAEIAAAEARVGDATRQLTDAQNAVTAALAVDRATKKRAEEAADDAHTATAAETKARESALAAESALRRMARNAYINALSDTDLELFATFAADGPAALHEMARRDMTYDNLSDAGIVDAQRTVRLAQDATGVADEARAGYDAAQTEYEAAHDDLVAARRSVAEAEDFMTAARRDVRIGEAALVRLDDDYDEAQDVYKVALADSLAGGPPISTGPAADVVWKMLKADGFSEESIAGILGNLQQESGVDPTAVQSGGPGRGLAQWSQGGRWDNGGNSLIAFASARGLDPWDARTQVEFMVFEMETVLTTFDIEMYKDMTDILAATVYFHDIYEGSADSADFVRQVRGSFALQWYQRLS from the coding sequence ATGGGCCTACTGTCACGCTGCGCCGCCGCGGGGGCAGTCGTGGTGAGTCTGACTCTGGGCTCCGGAGTTCCGCAGGCAGCCGGCAGTGACCCCGACCCTGTTCCGATGTCCATCGCAGCGCAGCAACTGGCCGACATCCGAGCCCAGCATCGCGCTGCTGAAGCCGAGATCGCAGCCGCCGAGGCCCGCGTCGGCGACGCCACTCGGCAACTCACCGACGCACAGAATGCGGTCACTGCCGCGCTGGCCGTGGACCGGGCGACGAAGAAGCGCGCGGAGGAGGCCGCCGATGACGCGCACACGGCCACCGCGGCCGAGACGAAGGCTCGCGAATCGGCTCTCGCTGCGGAAAGCGCACTACGCCGCATGGCCCGCAACGCCTACATCAACGCGTTGTCGGACACCGACCTCGAACTATTCGCCACCTTCGCCGCCGACGGCCCTGCCGCCCTGCACGAGATGGCCCGCCGCGACATGACGTACGACAACCTCAGCGATGCCGGAATCGTCGACGCCCAACGCACCGTCCGCCTCGCACAGGACGCCACCGGAGTGGCCGACGAAGCCCGCGCCGGGTACGACGCCGCCCAGACCGAGTACGAAGCCGCCCACGACGATCTGGTGGCTGCTCGCCGGTCCGTCGCCGAAGCGGAGGACTTCATGACCGCCGCCCGGCGGGACGTGAGGATCGGTGAGGCCGCACTGGTTCGTCTCGACGATGACTACGACGAGGCCCAGGACGTCTACAAGGTCGCCTTGGCCGACTCGCTCGCGGGAGGTCCCCCGATCTCGACCGGCCCCGCGGCGGACGTGGTCTGGAAGATGCTCAAGGCGGACGGGTTCTCGGAGGAGTCGATCGCCGGCATCCTCGGGAACCTGCAACAGGAGTCCGGCGTCGACCCCACTGCCGTCCAGTCCGGAGGCCCGGGTCGCGGGCTGGCGCAGTGGTCCCAGGGAGGACGCTGGGACAACGGGGGCAACAGCCTGATTGCTTTCGCATCGGCTCGTGGTCTCGACCCGTGGGACGCACGGACGCAGGTCGAATTCATGGTCTTCGAGATGGAGACCGTACTCACGACGTTCGATATCGAGATGTACAAGGACATGACCGATATCCTGGCGGCCACCGTGTACTTCCATGACATCTACGAAGGCTCTGCCGACAGCGCTGACTTCGTTCGTCAAGTCCGGGGCTCCTTTGCCCTGCAGTGGTACCAGCGGCTCAGCTGA
- a CDS encoding tryptophanase — translation MEFRTIIEPFRIHSVEPLHLTTPEQRAEAIRAAGYNLFNLPARDVIIDLLTDSGTGAMSRDQWAAIQHGDESYAGSPSFELFRDGVRELFPFEHVIPTHQGRAAEKILFGVLGGPGRIIPNNTHFDTTRANVEYTGAAAVDLVIPQGRDPASRHPFKGNMDVSALDALLSEQGDSVPCVMLTITNNSGGGQPVSLANIRETSEVAHRHGKPLFLDACRFAENAWFIREREPGQSDREVSDIVREIAGLADGMTMSAKKDPMGNIGGWLAVNDDALAQQCRALLILTEGFPTYGGLAGRDLEALAVGLREAVDHDYLRYRIRSTAYLGDALAQRGIPVVQPIGGHAVYLDARELLPHLDPLQYPGQALAVALYEAGGVRGCEIGTVMFGRRPDGSEQPAALDLVRLAIPRRTYTQSHIDYVIEVCEQVAARAHDLPGYRIVEEPPVLRHFTATFAQMSG, via the coding sequence ATGGAGTTCCGAACCATCATCGAACCCTTCCGCATCCATTCGGTCGAACCGCTGCATCTGACCACGCCCGAGCAGCGCGCCGAGGCCATCCGGGCCGCGGGCTACAACCTGTTCAATCTGCCCGCGCGAGACGTCATCATCGACCTGCTGACCGACTCTGGGACGGGAGCGATGAGCCGGGACCAATGGGCGGCGATCCAGCACGGCGACGAGTCGTACGCGGGGTCGCCGTCATTCGAGTTGTTCCGCGACGGGGTGCGAGAACTGTTCCCCTTCGAGCACGTCATCCCCACCCATCAAGGTCGGGCCGCCGAGAAGATCCTGTTCGGCGTGCTCGGTGGTCCCGGTCGGATCATCCCGAACAACACCCACTTCGACACCACGCGGGCAAACGTCGAGTACACGGGAGCCGCCGCGGTCGATCTGGTCATTCCCCAGGGCCGTGACCCAGCCTCCCGCCATCCCTTCAAGGGCAACATGGATGTCAGTGCACTGGATGCGCTGCTGTCCGAACAGGGCGACTCGGTGCCGTGCGTGATGCTGACCATCACGAACAACTCAGGCGGCGGACAGCCCGTCAGCCTGGCGAACATCCGGGAAACGAGCGAGGTGGCGCACCGGCACGGAAAGCCGCTGTTCCTCGATGCATGCCGCTTCGCCGAGAATGCGTGGTTCATCCGGGAGCGGGAACCGGGCCAAAGTGATCGGGAGGTGTCCGACATCGTCCGCGAGATCGCCGGACTCGCCGACGGGATGACCATGAGCGCCAAGAAGGACCCGATGGGGAATATCGGCGGATGGCTGGCCGTCAACGACGACGCCCTGGCCCAGCAGTGTCGCGCCCTACTCATCCTCACGGAGGGATTCCCGACGTACGGCGGTCTGGCAGGACGCGACCTCGAAGCGCTCGCCGTCGGCCTGCGCGAAGCTGTCGACCACGACTATCTGCGCTACCGGATCCGATCCACCGCCTACCTCGGTGACGCGCTGGCGCAACGAGGCATCCCGGTCGTCCAACCCATCGGGGGGCACGCGGTCTACCTCGACGCTCGCGAACTCCTGCCGCACCTGGACCCGCTGCAATACCCCGGACAAGCACTCGCGGTGGCACTCTACGAGGCCGGCGGTGTCCGCGGCTGCGAGATCGGCACCGTCATGTTCGGTCGCCGGCCCGACGGCAGCGAACAACCCGCCGCACTGGACCTGGTGCGGCTCGCAATTCCGCGGCGGACCTACACCCAAAGCCACATCGACTACGTCATCGAGGTCTGCGAGCAGGTGGCGGCAAGGGCCCACGACCTGCCGGGCTACCGCATCGTCGAAGAGCCCCCGGTCCTGCGGCACTTCACTGCGACATTCGCTCAGATGTCCGGTTGA
- a CDS encoding flavin monoamine oxidase family protein: MTRHLDTGVVVVGAGISGLTAADALRAEGIECLVVEARDRVGGRVQTEPLSGYPDAWVDHGGQWLGPGQDLAYALLDRLGLTTMPTNVVGDKLLLFRGRSARYAGRVPRLPAVALADVGQAQWRFDRLAARVDPTHPWRTPRASELDGQTFETWIVRTARTAAGRDFFRVAAEAVFATEAANISLLHALFYARAGTNLETLISSGGGAQQDRVVGGMMQLADGLAAGLGDRVLLSDPARSIQRRDHGVLVETDSRTIDASAVIVTVAPATAGSITYDPVLPADRAQLLQRMPHGSVIKFHAIYEQPFWRADGLSGEAASDQGPVKVVFDNTPPTGYPGMIVGFFEGSEAVTASRFDVSVRRELVTAELQRYFGPRAADMLDYVDRDWNAEPHTRGCYGAHLPPGAWTQFGPALRTPVGAIHWAGTETADRWVGYIEGAILSGLRAAAEVRGQLRH; this comes from the coding sequence ATGACACGACATCTCGACACCGGGGTGGTGGTGGTCGGCGCGGGAATCTCGGGTCTGACCGCGGCTGACGCGCTGCGGGCAGAGGGGATCGAGTGCTTGGTGGTGGAAGCCCGAGATCGTGTGGGTGGCCGCGTGCAGACCGAGCCGCTCTCCGGCTACCCGGACGCCTGGGTCGACCACGGTGGGCAGTGGCTGGGCCCCGGTCAGGACCTGGCATACGCCCTGCTCGATCGCCTGGGACTCACGACGATGCCCACGAACGTGGTCGGGGACAAGTTGCTACTGTTCCGCGGTCGATCCGCCCGCTACGCCGGTCGGGTCCCACGCCTGCCGGCCGTCGCCCTGGCGGATGTTGGGCAGGCGCAGTGGCGGTTCGACCGACTGGCAGCCCGGGTCGATCCGACCCACCCGTGGCGAACCCCGCGGGCGAGTGAACTCGACGGCCAGACCTTCGAGACCTGGATCGTGCGCACGGCTCGCACCGCTGCGGGTCGGGACTTCTTCCGAGTCGCAGCCGAAGCGGTCTTCGCCACCGAAGCGGCCAATATCTCGTTACTGCATGCGCTGTTCTACGCGCGCGCCGGCACCAACCTGGAGACCCTGATCTCAAGCGGGGGCGGCGCCCAGCAGGATCGCGTCGTGGGCGGGATGATGCAGTTGGCAGACGGGCTTGCCGCAGGGCTGGGCGACCGCGTCCTGCTCTCCGATCCCGCCCGCAGCATCCAGCGTCGCGACCATGGGGTACTCGTCGAGACAGACTCCCGCACGATCGACGCGAGCGCGGTGATCGTCACGGTGGCCCCAGCCACCGCCGGCAGCATCACCTACGACCCCGTCCTTCCAGCTGACCGAGCCCAACTCCTGCAGCGCATGCCGCATGGGTCGGTCATCAAGTTCCACGCCATCTACGAACAGCCGTTCTGGCGCGCCGATGGATTGTCCGGGGAGGCAGCCAGCGACCAGGGCCCCGTCAAGGTGGTGTTCGACAACACGCCGCCCACCGGGTACCCGGGGATGATCGTGGGCTTCTTCGAGGGCAGCGAGGCCGTCACCGCCTCACGATTCGACGTGTCGGTGCGCCGGGAGCTGGTGACGGCGGAACTGCAGCGGTACTTCGGCCCCCGGGCGGCAGACATGCTCGACTACGTCGACAGGGACTGGAACGCGGAACCGCACACGCGGGGCTGCTACGGCGCACATCTGCCACCCGGCGCGTGGACCCAGTTCGGCCCAGCACTGCGCACGCCCGTCGGGGCCATTCACTGGGCCGGCACGGAGACAGCGGACCGCTGGGTCGGCTACATCGAGGGAGCGATCCTGTCGGGTCTGCGCGCCGCAGCCGAGGTCCGGGGGCAACTGCGGCACTGA
- a CDS encoding uracil-DNA glycosylase, whose translation MTRPTQEAPRPLSDLVHPGWLPILDPVAERIAAMGDFLRAELAAGRGYLPAGANVLRAFTRDPAEVSVLLIGQDPYPTPGHAVGLSFSVAAEVRPLPRSLVNIFREYCSDLDVPSPTTGDLSPWFERGVLLLNRVLTVRPGAPGSHRGKGWEDVTAAAISGLAARDTPLVAILWGRDAQSAQRFLGEVPVIASAHPSPLSADRGFFGSRPFSRANDLLVTAGGSAVDWRLP comes from the coding sequence ATGACGCGTCCAACACAGGAAGCACCGCGACCGCTGTCCGATCTGGTGCACCCGGGTTGGCTGCCCATCCTCGATCCGGTCGCCGAACGCATCGCCGCCATGGGCGACTTCCTGCGGGCCGAACTGGCCGCGGGACGCGGCTACCTGCCGGCGGGAGCCAATGTTCTGCGCGCATTCACCCGGGACCCGGCGGAGGTCTCGGTCCTGCTGATCGGTCAGGACCCGTACCCGACTCCGGGACACGCGGTCGGGTTGTCGTTCTCGGTCGCCGCCGAGGTACGCCCACTGCCGCGCAGTCTGGTCAACATCTTCCGCGAGTACTGCTCTGATCTCGACGTCCCCTCTCCTACCACCGGGGATCTGAGCCCGTGGTTCGAGCGAGGGGTGCTGTTGCTCAACAGGGTGCTGACCGTTCGGCCGGGAGCACCTGGGTCACACCGTGGCAAGGGATGGGAGGACGTCACGGCGGCGGCCATCAGCGGCCTGGCTGCCCGGGACACGCCACTCGTTGCGATCCTCTGGGGGCGTGATGCGCAAAGCGCCCAACGTTTCCTCGGTGAGGTTCCGGTCATCGCCTCCGCGCACCCGAGCCCCTTGTCCGCCGATCGTGGCTTCTTCGGGTCTCGTCCGTTCAGTCGGGCCAACGATCTACTGGTGACTGCAGGCGGCTCGGCTGTCGACTGGCGTCTGCCATGA
- a CDS encoding cytochrome P450, with product MTRSFLGTPATAPGPLGPQMLRSTMMIRRDPLAFLAQMRDDYGDVVQFPIPRPATYLVASASATQQVLVGRPGGYDKDTIQYRSLSLVTGDGLLTATNDHWRGQRPVVQPAFHHSFLPAVGEVVAQETGWLIDRWGDYRPALSSMSSWP from the coding sequence ATGACCCGTAGTTTCCTCGGAACACCGGCAACCGCTCCCGGTCCGCTGGGGCCCCAGATGCTGCGGTCCACCATGATGATCCGACGGGACCCGCTGGCGTTCCTTGCGCAGATGCGTGACGACTACGGCGATGTGGTGCAGTTCCCCATCCCGCGTCCGGCGACGTACCTGGTGGCGTCTGCGTCTGCGACCCAGCAGGTGCTCGTGGGGCGCCCTGGCGGATACGACAAGGACACCATCCAGTACCGCTCGTTATCGCTCGTCACGGGCGATGGGCTGCTCACCGCGACCAATGACCACTGGCGCGGCCAGCGGCCCGTGGTGCAGCCCGCGTTCCATCATTCCTTCCTCCCGGCGGTCGGCGAGGTCGTCGCGCAGGAGACCGGATGGCTCATCGACCGTTGGGGGGACTACCGGCCGGCGCTGTCGTCGATGTCGAGCTGGCCATGA